One window from the genome of Breoghania sp. L-A4 encodes:
- the fdxA gene encoding ferredoxin FdxA, whose protein sequence is MTYVVTDNCIKCKYMDCVEVCPVDCFYEGDNMLVIHPDECIDCGVCEPECPAEAILPDTDNGLEKWLTVNAEYAVKWPNITIKREAPPDAKEFDGETGKFEKYFSPEPGQGD, encoded by the coding sequence ATGACATACGTCGTCACCGACAACTGCATCAAGTGCAAGTACATGGACTGCGTCGAGGTCTGCCCTGTGGATTGCTTCTACGAGGGCGACAACATGCTGGTGATTCATCCCGACGAATGCATCGATTGCGGGGTCTGCGAACCGGAGTGCCCGGCCGAAGCCATCCTGCCCGACACCGACAACGGGCTCGAGAAGTGGCTGACGGTCAACGCCGAATACGCGGTCAAATGGCCCAACATCACGATCAAGCGCGAGGCTCCGCCCGACGCGAAGGAATTTGACGGCGAGACGGGCAAGTTCGAGAAATACTTTTCCCCCGAGCCCGGCCAGGGCGACTGA
- a CDS encoding CarD family transcriptional regulator — MATPAKKTAQRQGFKTGEHIVYPAHGVGQITAIEDQEVAGHKLELLVINFEKDKMTLRVPVAKIVSVGMRKLADADTVKKSLETVRGRPRVKRTMWSRRAQEYEAKINSGDLISIAEVVRDLYRSDTQPEQSYSERQLYEAALDRMAREIQALNKSTETEAIREIEQNLAKAPKRGVAKDAESTEAAAATVETTGDSAVSREEAA; from the coding sequence ATGGCCACACCCGCAAAGAAGACCGCGCAGCGTCAGGGTTTCAAGACCGGCGAGCACATTGTCTATCCGGCGCATGGCGTCGGTCAGATCACCGCCATTGAAGATCAGGAAGTCGCCGGCCACAAGCTCGAATTGCTGGTCATCAACTTCGAAAAAGACAAGATGACCCTTCGCGTTCCGGTCGCCAAGATCGTGTCTGTCGGCATGCGCAAGCTCGCCGACGCGGACACGGTCAAGAAGTCGCTGGAGACCGTCCGCGGCCGGCCGCGCGTCAAGCGCACCATGTGGAGCCGCCGGGCGCAGGAATATGAAGCCAAGATCAACTCCGGCGACCTGATTTCCATCGCCGAAGTCGTGCGCGACCTGTACCGCTCCGACACGCAGCCCGAGCAGTCCTACTCCGAGCGCCAGCTCTACGAGGCGGCTCTTGACCGCATGGCGCGCGAGATCCAGGCGCTCAACAAGTCGACCGAGACCGAGGCCATCCGCGAGATCGAGCAGAACCTCGCCAAGGCCCCCAAGCGCGGCGTCGCCAAGGATGCCGAGAGCACCGAGGCCGCCGCCGCTACCGTGGAAACCACGGGCGACAGCGCCGTCTCCCGCGAGGAAGCGGCCTAA
- a CDS encoding RNA polymerase factor sigma-32, translated as MRQPVSPRRQFVRKAMQAPYLSREEEHALALRWRENRDTAALERLTLAHMRLVIALASRFRGFRLSMSDMIQEGSVGLMEAAARFEPERGVRFSTYASWWIRASIQDYVLRNWSIVRGGTSSTQKALFFNLRRLRARLSTGAEPLSGPQLYREIAEAIGVKPADVELMNARLSGPDTSLNAPLPDSEGSGADRQDFLVCENSLPDETVGETIDQERRRRWLGRALTVLSERELRIVRERRLSDDGVTLETLGRALGISKERVRQIEARALQKLRAALQHDQPAFH; from the coding sequence ATGCGGCAGCCGGTCAGTCCCCGGCGCCAGTTCGTCCGCAAGGCGATGCAGGCGCCCTATCTCTCACGCGAGGAAGAGCACGCGCTCGCGCTGCGCTGGCGCGAGAACCGCGACACCGCAGCCCTTGAGCGCCTGACGCTGGCCCACATGCGCCTCGTCATCGCGCTCGCCTCGCGCTTCCGCGGCTTCCGCCTGTCGATGAGCGACATGATCCAGGAGGGCAGCGTCGGGCTGATGGAGGCGGCCGCCCGCTTCGAGCCCGAACGCGGGGTGCGCTTTTCAACCTACGCAAGCTGGTGGATTCGCGCCTCCATCCAGGACTACGTGCTGCGCAACTGGTCGATCGTGCGCGGCGGCACCTCGTCGACCCAGAAGGCGCTGTTCTTCAATCTCCGGCGGCTGCGCGCGCGGCTGTCCACCGGCGCGGAACCGCTCTCCGGACCGCAGCTCTATCGCGAGATCGCGGAAGCCATTGGCGTCAAGCCGGCCGACGTGGAACTGATGAACGCCCGCCTGTCCGGGCCCGACACGTCGCTCAACGCGCCGTTACCCGACTCCGAAGGCTCCGGCGCGGACAGGCAGGATTTTCTTGTCTGCGAGAACTCCCTGCCCGATGAAACCGTCGGCGAGACGATCGACCAGGAGCGCCGCCGCCGCTGGCTGGGCCGGGCCCTGACCGTGCTGAGCGAGAGGGAATTGCGCATCGTGCGCGAACGCCGGCTGAGCGACGACGGCGTGACGCTGGAGACGCTGGGCCGCGCGCTCGGCATCTCCAAGGAACGCGTCCGCCAGATCGAGGCCCGCGCGCTGCAAAAACTCCGCGCCGCCCTGCAACACGACCAGCCGGCATTCCACTAG
- a CDS encoding M48 family metalloprotease — protein sequence MSETAVINARLNQARPAFAARTRARRVARWAALGLCLAALAGCQLTSSSKVSLVNGGSGAFFQDPDAAIGAREHPRVVARYGGVYKNKQAEEVIASTVGRLVAASEDPSQGYRITILNSPTVNAFALPGGYLYATRGLLALANDSSELAAVLAHEMAHVTARHANARQQREEAAALVSRVVSNVVRDPDAAREAVLSSQLSLARFTQVQELQADAIGVRTLARAGYDPYAASRFLESMGRFAAYASAGDDVQTAPDFLSTHPATPDRVARAVKAAREIGAPGGVASDRDDYLPHLSGMLFGDDPLQGFIRGRSFLHKALGIGFTVPKGFVLENSPQAVLASNGNGAALRFDGAELAEDDNLADYLRSGWINGLIERSIRSTTVNGLPAVTASALAEGWTFRIGVVRLGQTAYRFIVASREPSASFSDVFERTLASFRQLSPTERARLQPLSIRIVSVNEGETVHDLARRMSGVDPSRRVELFTVLNAVDSNTRLRPGMAVKLVVD from the coding sequence GTGAGTGAAACGGCGGTCATCAACGCAAGACTGAATCAGGCACGGCCCGCGTTCGCCGCGCGTACGCGCGCGCGGCGCGTTGCGCGCTGGGCGGCATTGGGCCTGTGCCTCGCGGCGCTCGCCGGCTGCCAGCTGACGTCGTCCAGCAAGGTTTCCCTGGTCAACGGCGGTTCGGGCGCCTTCTTCCAGGATCCGGACGCGGCGATCGGCGCGCGCGAGCATCCGCGCGTGGTCGCGCGCTACGGCGGCGTCTACAAGAACAAGCAGGCGGAAGAGGTCATCGCCAGCACCGTCGGCCGGCTGGTGGCCGCCTCCGAAGATCCCTCGCAGGGATACCGCATCACCATCCTGAATTCACCGACCGTCAACGCCTTCGCGCTGCCCGGCGGCTATCTCTACGCCACGCGCGGGCTGCTGGCGCTGGCCAATGACAGCTCCGAGCTGGCCGCCGTGCTGGCGCACGAAATGGCGCATGTGACGGCGCGCCACGCCAACGCGCGCCAGCAGCGCGAGGAAGCGGCGGCGCTGGTCAGCCGCGTGGTCTCCAACGTGGTGCGCGATCCCGACGCGGCGCGCGAGGCGGTGCTGTCGTCGCAGCTCTCTCTGGCGCGCTTCACCCAGGTGCAGGAGCTGCAGGCGGACGCCATCGGCGTGCGCACGCTGGCGCGCGCGGGCTACGATCCTTACGCGGCATCGCGCTTCCTGGAGAGCATGGGGCGGTTCGCCGCCTACGCCAGCGCGGGCGACGACGTGCAGACCGCGCCCGACTTTCTGTCAACCCATCCCGCGACGCCCGACCGGGTGGCGCGGGCTGTGAAGGCCGCGCGCGAGATCGGCGCGCCGGGCGGTGTCGCCAGCGATCGCGACGACTATCTGCCGCATCTCTCCGGCATGCTGTTTGGCGACGATCCGCTGCAGGGCTTCATTCGCGGCCGGTCCTTCCTGCACAAGGCGCTGGGCATCGGTTTCACCGTGCCAAAGGGATTCGTTCTGGAAAACTCGCCGCAGGCGGTGCTCGCCAGCAACGGCAATGGCGCGGCGTTGCGCTTTGACGGCGCGGAGCTGGCCGAGGACGACAATCTGGCGGACTATCTGCGTTCGGGCTGGATCAACGGGCTGATCGAGCGCAGCATCCGCAGCACCACCGTCAATGGCCTGCCGGCGGTCACCGCCAGCGCGCTCGCGGAAGGCTGGACCTTCCGCATCGGCGTGGTGCGGCTGGGCCAGACGGCCTATCGCTTCATCGTCGCCAGCCGCGAGCCCTCGGCAAGCTTCTCCGACGTGTTCGAGCGCACGCTGGCGAGTTTCCGCCAGTTGAGCCCGACGGAGCGGGCGCGGCTGCAGCCGCTGTCGATCCGCATCGTTTCGGTGAACGAGGGCGAGACCGTGCACGATCTGGCGCGGCGGATGAGCGGCGTGGACCCGTCGCGGCGGGTGGAGCTGTTCACCGTTCTCAATGCCGTGGACAGCAACACGCGGCTTCGCCCGGGCATGGCCGTGAAGCTGGTGGTGGACTAG